From the genome of Mustela lutreola isolate mMusLut2 chromosome 16, mMusLut2.pri, whole genome shotgun sequence, one region includes:
- the LOC131818783 gene encoding protein C19orf12 homolog, which yields MRLLCRIAEEREKGSLKPAVGGMIGHMVGGPHGATLGEAIGTLLGTWMISGEFKPISQTIMELPPDKKQKLYNEAMTILKDLEWRDTEHLTTLVMGSEDLKMQLLAMLEKCLKG from the exons ATGAGGCTGCTGTGCCGCAtcgcagaggagagggaaaaggggagctTGAAGCCAGCTGTGGGTGGAATGATCGGTCATATGGTTGGAGGTCCACATGGAGCTACTCTTG GGGAGGCTATTGGGACTCTCTTAGGTACATGGATGATAAGTGGAGAGTTCAAGCCGATTTCTCAGACCATAATGGAGCTGCCGCCTGATAAGAAGCAAAAGCTCTATAATGAAGCCATGACCATCCTCAAGGACCTGGAGTGGAGGGACACTGAACACCTGACCACATTGGTCATGGGCAGTGAGGACCTGAAGATGCAGCTGCTGGCCATGCTGGAAAAGTGCCTCAAAGGCTGA